Below is a genomic region from Amphiura filiformis chromosome 19, Afil_fr2py, whole genome shotgun sequence.
AACAATGTACCAACTATTGATCCTAAGTGAGCGAAAACGGAACAGCTTAACTCTCCAAAAGGCcatttgttttgtatgtattgtaGACGCAATTATAGGTAGCCAATATATGATTCCGAGCAAGTCGATGCTGGTCATAGATGTTAAGAAAACCCTCGTGACAGGGTTAATATCTCGCATTTTATATAGAACAATAAGATTGAAGGAGTTCAAGATAAGATCTACCGCCAAAAGTATGGTCAGAGTGCATGCTTTCATGATGAGTAAGCTATCGGGGATGATAGAGTCCGACATAGAAGCATTGGATGCATTTGAAGATACCATATTCTGTGAAAATGTCGCTCGATATGAAAATGCACAATTATAGTATATAATATTGTTCTCAGTCTGTCGGTTGGTCACTGATCTAATAGCCTAACTATGATGCCCATGCCCAGGGTAGGTTTTACCGTGATTGACAAAGATTGTATTTACCACTGATCAGGGATTGAATTGTCCAATGTAGAAGCATTGGATACAATGAGAGTCCATTCgtgaatatgtttattataatggtgttccatctcaacagcaaaatcttacttgcggtgtgcctcaaggttcaatactgggtccactacttttcattatatatgttaacgaTATTCACTTAATTACTGAGTCACTTGGTGtgatttcatttgctgatgacaccaatttattttactctcacAATCAGTTTAATGTTATTGAGGAGGTCTGCAACAAAGAGCTTATTAATGTGAATAGATGGTTCCCGGTAAATAAATTATCTGTCAATGCTAAAAAAACGAATTATATGTTACTCGGTACCAAGAAGAACACAAAACCTGAGTACAATTTGCAATTGTTTCTTGACTCTGACAGGCACTCAAGAACACCGCTTGAAAAAGTGCCAAGCACTAAGTTTCTAGGTCTACAAATTGACCAGAATATCACTTGGAAagaacatattgataatattgtaaaaacatgttcaagaaatgtcggtatcattaataaattaaaaacttcctcccacatgaggcgttatatacattgtattgctctttgatattaccgtatatcaaTTATGGTATCTTagcttggggatgtgcatgttcatcatacataaatgatctttttaaaattcaaaagagggcacttcgtattataagtgcaagtgattatagaagtagcacaaatcccttactgattaggtataatactttaagtgtcagggatatgtatacatttgaacttggtttatttatgtacaaacatgataatggacttttaccgagtgtttttgatgatttatttgtaAAACAGTCTAAGATCCATGACTTGAATACCAGAtataaagatcgtctgaggcttccatttatcaaaagagctttctgtgacaaatctattaaatatgcagctactaagttatggaataatgttgataacagtattaaaagttcatcatcgattaatcaattccgccatgtatttaaaaaacatctCATGCAAAGTTACTGTTAATTCCTATTGTATCTGATTTATgtgaccacattggatatttatattttatattacttattgttgtgcattttcttatttactattgtttactgttatttttcatgtatttaggttaattcatatcaagatatgacagtttactgttgcttcttcattgaaatgacaatctgctgccatgtctaatgatgaattaaccaatcaagggatcacagactttcaggcctcttcttggcctttcctgtgattccttcactctcacttgtattatgattttgtatgtatcctatgtatatttgctatttgatgagtgaaaaaaataaatgaatgaatgaatgaatgaatgaatgaagaaagATATAGGTACAAAGTTATCACGCCAATATTATTTCCAATCTGGTAATTATTTGTCTAATCTAGTGACTATTCGTCTAATCTAGTTACTATTCGTCAAATCTGGTGGTTATTCGTACGTCTAATACCATGTTCAAATCATAATCCCCGGGCAAGGTGTTACCATGATCGGCACAGATTGTATTTAAACTTTGATTGGAACTGACTTCAAACCCTTAAGTTCCATGGAGACCTAAAGATGATGGTTTGGTGACAAAAATGGTTATATTCAGATAATTCCGTTTTCATTACCTCTTCCAATCGCGTTAAAGTGAAATATATTGCTTCATATTGGGCATGCATATTTGTAGAATCATACTCCAGTCGTTGGATCGTGTTTATCATTACCTTTATGTGTGGAAGTCTGCTAAATTTACGATTAATGGTGTTAATGCTGTATTGTGATTGTGTTCTAAGTGACAGGTTTTCTAGTCTGGGCTTCTTTTTGTTTTTgcagtttgaaaatttgatggaTATGGATGGATTTTAACTTATTATCCCCAATAAAGGAAGAAGTTACCTTTTGTGATttgtttataataatataatgattACCACTATTACTTTGTGGCCAAGAAATACTGCTTCTCAAAAGTATTAggaattattagtattattagtatCGTGTGGATACTTCAGTAGTTTCACAAAAGATGCATCGAAACACGTCACACTTATTAAAAGTCGTTTCATTGGTGCTACAACGATCCTCAGTGCAACAAAGCCATATCTCCAATAGCTACCCTGTGTAATGTTGTGTATAAATGTAATTGTTCTGATGAATAGTATTACCCAGAGGAGCTAGTGCAGTTGAGcctttgttgcactgagccctcgATTAATATATTGTGGAAGGCGAATCATGCCCATCGATCACGCTTTCATACTCGCAGTAATAGGATGTCTGATGGGACACATAAACCATGAGGACTACGGCAGCAGATCAAACACTGTGTCTCAACGACACTAGTTTTGGTACGAACAAACGACAACTGTCAGACGTGATCACACCTTTAAACTGATTCGGAACCTGCTGAAAGTTGCACTTTCCCTTGTCCTGTTATTTGATGGACTGGATTACGTCTTTTGGTAAAAGTTGTCGCGTCGTGACAGGTGATACACCGGCAAAGTTAAGAGTTGTATGCTCTGGAAAAGACTTTCGGCCCGGATcgttattgatatcaataataacATTCCTGGTGCGAGATAAGCGACAGTTTGACCAAGAAACCTTTGTATGAAACAGGTTATACTCTCATTAAATTATACTGTTACTATTCTATTCACCACAACATGTCTACAAACATAACAGAACTTTACGACATTCCTTCAAGTATCATCATCTTCAAAGCAACCTTTCTTGGAACAATTATCGTCTTAAGCCTCATTCTTAATACTTTAACCCTCATAATTCTTCATCGTATGCGAGATATGAACCCCATTACGAGAGTTTTCTTAACATCAATGACGGTAACAGATCTATGTAGTCTTGGTTATTACTTCCCTATATTTGCATCAACGGTTGTCAACAGGTGGCCATTTAGTGACCAGTACTGCACCATCGTCGCATTTTTGACCATCTGTCTTGGGTCATTGTATTGCCTGAACCTACCTTTGGTTAACTTTGAGCGTTTCATCGCAGTTACCCGCCCATTCCAATACACCACTCGCCTCACCGTAACGCGTGCACGTGCTACTGTGATAACTCTGTGGAGCGTTGCAGCCTTTTCAGCAATTGCGAGGTCTCTTCTGCCATACAAGATATCGTATTCTCCTCACATGCACGGCTGCACCGTGGGATCTCAATCGGTTGGGTCAGATATCGTTGGAACAATTTACACAATCGTTTTAGCTATTATTCCTTTATGTTTATCTA
It encodes:
- the LOC140140449 gene encoding histamine H2 receptor-like, coding for MSTNITELYDIPSSIIIFKATFLGTIIVLSLILNTLTLIILHRMRDMNPITRVFLTSMTVTDLCSLGYYFPIFASTVVNRWPFSDQYCTIVAFLTICLGSLYCLNLPLVNFERFIAVTRPFQYTTRLTVTRARATVITLWSVAAFSAIARSLLPYKISYSPHMHGCTVGSQSVGSDIVGTIYTIVLAIIPLCLSIYFFIRLYTVARHHARQIQVQERSCQRNAVQGGSRSELERKTSVTFFLMTVSLVVCMAPKIIVYTYENITAEELNMWFVSIAVVMSALNTIINVIIYYWRTAAFRKAARDIILAQLKRIVRNELV